One Anabas testudineus chromosome 15, fAnaTes1.2, whole genome shotgun sequence genomic window carries:
- the rtkn2a gene encoding rhotekin-2 isoform X2 — MEDQRDVQTSKRNGSFSSLLSPGSAVAMEIKRKKIRQSALFVQTENTNIQEKLDFEVRMREGAYKLLLACSKREQILNASKNLLTCNARIKAYLAQLQKKKEQQDMMEPVRRLSDPASDGRVPCNGTIALSGLRFPLIWKDSDHFNDRGSSRRVAVFCLMWIGSQVFDTEMVVVDRSVTDICFEGVTMFKEAVPQFELKVELWSCALEEELTLVNTPKKLAKKFRNSFGKTAGKKLCPLLNTPDPDSFLQYNPIPSGAKYSLLAYTTLCLPEAEGSFQSHSLIVLQNADWSSWLPLYGNLCCRLVAQPASMTQSMMSGYMSQKQSVEGLNRCCRLYCVLSAGFLSCYFTPEEIDAKVPPTLNVPINKDTRIRVTEKESAGQKSRSLSVINPSPEGSQTIVFTTDTREELEDWIDALHQHLYDQSQWLHCCDQLMKIEVASPRKPSLFLTKQADSVYNDLSINSPGKFESITDIIHNKIEETDGRFLIGHEEEKEVPNWSTLFDGSHSVVVQKSALSQSKTSTPCSSPNTCAPPTSNKKRRAPLPPSDRDPYAPSSHPAKPPLPVPLRPPPPVPYQEKENSGICTSRPATRSKTGRPSLDAKFSAIIQQLQRNSSGGAGALTRKTAPLSVLDVQPQVQPQPPPQQLEYPNHHTQAPETTAEHAFRPIHGPGPVPAPRSKLRKSFRERMNLKAL; from the exons ATGGAGGATCAGCGGGACGTTCAAACCTCTAAACGAAACGGGAGCTTCAGCTCGCTATTATCACCGGGTTCCGCGGTGGCAATGGAGATTAAACGGAAGAAGATACGACAGAGTGCTTTATTCGTTCAAACAGAG AACACTAACATACAAGAAAAGCTTGACTTTGAGGTGCGAATGCGGGAGGGGGCCTACAAGCTGCTGCTCGCCTGCAGTAAGAGAGAACAGATTCTTAATGCTTCCAAGAACCTGCTGACCTGCAATGCCAGGATCAAGGCTTATCTCGCtcagctgcagaagaagaaagagcagcaggaCATGATGGAACCAGTCAGGAG aCTTTCAGATCCAGCTTCAGATGGCCGCGTGCCTTGTAATGGGACAATTGCATTGTCTG GATTGCGTTTTCCTTTGATATGGAAGGATTCAGACCACTTTAACGATAGAGGGA gttCCCGTCGAGTTGCAGTGTTTTGTCTTATGTGGATTGGCTCACAGGTGTTTGACACAGAGATGGTGGTAGTGGATCGATCTGTCACTGACATTTGCTTCGAAGGAGTCACCATgtt TAAAGAAGCAGTTCCTCAGTTTGAGCTGAAGGTGGAGTTGTGGAGCTGTGCCCTAGAGGAAGAGCTCACATTGGTAAACACACCAAAGAAGCTGGCCAAGAAATTCCGCAACTCCTTTGGTAAAACTGCTGGGAAGAAGCTCTGCCCTCTGCTGAACACTCCAGACCCTGACAGCTTCCTGCAGTACAACCCAATACCCTC TGGAGCCAAATACAGCCTGCTGGCATACACTACGCTGTGTCTGCCTGAGGCTGAAGGCAGCTTCCAGTCTCACTCCCTCATTGTCCTCCAAAACG CTGACTGGTCATCTTGGCTTCCGCTTTATGGTAACCTCTGCTGCCGGTTGGTGGCCCAACCTGCCAGTATGACACAAAGCATGATGAGTGGCTACATGAGTCAGAAG CAAAGTGTGGAGGGACTGAACCGCTGCTGCAGGCTTTACTGTGTCTTGAGTGCTGGCTTTTTATCCTGTTACTTCACCCCAGAAGAAATTGATGCTAAAGTGCCTCCCACTCTTAATGTACCCATCAATAag GACACCCGTATCCGTGTGACAGAGAAGGAGTCAGCAGGCCAAAAATCCAGGAGTCTGTCTGTTATCAACCCTTCACCAGAAGGATCTCAAACAATCGTTTTCACCACAGACACAAGGGAAGAGCTGGAAGACTGGATAGATGCCCTTCACCAGCACCTCTATGATCAGA GCCAGTGGCTGCATTGCTGTGACCAGCTAATGAAGATCGAGGTGGCATCACCACGGAAACCATCACTCTTCCTCACCAAGCAGGCAGACTCTGTTTACAACGACCTCA GTATAAATTCACCTGGCAAATTTGAGAGCATTACAGATATTATCCACAACAAGATAGAAGAGACAGATGGCCGCTTTCTTATTGGtcatgaagaggagaaagaggtgCCTAATTGGTCCACTCTGTTTGATGGTTCCCATTCAGTGGTAGTGCAGAAGAGTGCTCTGTCCCAGAGCAAAACATCTACTCCTTGTTCAAGCCCCAACACCTGCGCTCCACCCACCAGCAATAAGAAACGGCGTgcacctctccctccttctgaCCGAGATCCTTATGCACCATCCAGTCACCCTGCCAAACCCCCCCTTCCTGttcctcttcgtcctcctcctcctgtcccaTACCAGGAGAAGGAGAACTCTGGCATTTGCACTTCACGCCCGGCCACAAGGTCCAAAACTGGCAGACCATCTCTGGATGCCAAGTTTTCTGCCATCATCCAGCAGCTCCAGCGTAACAGCTCGGGGGGAGCTGGCGCCCTCACTCGGAAAACTGCTCCACTGAGTGTTCTCGATGTGCAACCACAAGTGCAGCCTCAGCCCCCTCCCCAGCAGCTCGAGTACCCAAACCACCACACCCAGGCCCCTGAAACCACAGCCGAACATGCTTTCAGACCCATCCACGGTCCTGGTCCAGTTCCTGCACCAAGAAGCAAACTGAGGAAGTCTTTCAGAGAGAGGATGAACCTTAAAGCCTTGTGA
- the rtkn2a gene encoding rhotekin-2 isoform X1 — MEDQRDVQTSKRNGSFSSLLSPGSAVAMEIKRKKIRQSALFVQTESKSTKRCPSLLSDTLHLAEDMNLLYIGQTSKNLQNTNIQEKLDFEVRMREGAYKLLLACSKREQILNASKNLLTCNARIKAYLAQLQKKKEQQDMMEPVRRLSDPASDGRVPCNGTIALSGLRFPLIWKDSDHFNDRGSSRRVAVFCLMWIGSQVFDTEMVVVDRSVTDICFEGVTMFKEAVPQFELKVELWSCALEEELTLVNTPKKLAKKFRNSFGKTAGKKLCPLLNTPDPDSFLQYNPIPSGAKYSLLAYTTLCLPEAEGSFQSHSLIVLQNADWSSWLPLYGNLCCRLVAQPASMTQSMMSGYMSQKQSVEGLNRCCRLYCVLSAGFLSCYFTPEEIDAKVPPTLNVPINKDTRIRVTEKESAGQKSRSLSVINPSPEGSQTIVFTTDTREELEDWIDALHQHLYDQSQWLHCCDQLMKIEVASPRKPSLFLTKQADSVYNDLSINSPGKFESITDIIHNKIEETDGRFLIGHEEEKEVPNWSTLFDGSHSVVVQKSALSQSKTSTPCSSPNTCAPPTSNKKRRAPLPPSDRDPYAPSSHPAKPPLPVPLRPPPPVPYQEKENSGICTSRPATRSKTGRPSLDAKFSAIIQQLQRNSSGGAGALTRKTAPLSVLDVQPQVQPQPPPQQLEYPNHHTQAPETTAEHAFRPIHGPGPVPAPRSKLRKSFRERMNLKAL; from the exons ATGGAGGATCAGCGGGACGTTCAAACCTCTAAACGAAACGGGAGCTTCAGCTCGCTATTATCACCGGGTTCCGCGGTGGCAATGGAGATTAAACGGAAGAAGATACGACAGAGTGCTTTATTCGTTCAAACAGAG AGCAAAAGCACCAAACGCTGTCCCAGTCTTCTCAGTGACACTCTACACTTAGCTGAGGATATGAATTTGTTGTATATTGGCCAGACTTCTAAGAATTTACAG AACACTAACATACAAGAAAAGCTTGACTTTGAGGTGCGAATGCGGGAGGGGGCCTACAAGCTGCTGCTCGCCTGCAGTAAGAGAGAACAGATTCTTAATGCTTCCAAGAACCTGCTGACCTGCAATGCCAGGATCAAGGCTTATCTCGCtcagctgcagaagaagaaagagcagcaggaCATGATGGAACCAGTCAGGAG aCTTTCAGATCCAGCTTCAGATGGCCGCGTGCCTTGTAATGGGACAATTGCATTGTCTG GATTGCGTTTTCCTTTGATATGGAAGGATTCAGACCACTTTAACGATAGAGGGA gttCCCGTCGAGTTGCAGTGTTTTGTCTTATGTGGATTGGCTCACAGGTGTTTGACACAGAGATGGTGGTAGTGGATCGATCTGTCACTGACATTTGCTTCGAAGGAGTCACCATgtt TAAAGAAGCAGTTCCTCAGTTTGAGCTGAAGGTGGAGTTGTGGAGCTGTGCCCTAGAGGAAGAGCTCACATTGGTAAACACACCAAAGAAGCTGGCCAAGAAATTCCGCAACTCCTTTGGTAAAACTGCTGGGAAGAAGCTCTGCCCTCTGCTGAACACTCCAGACCCTGACAGCTTCCTGCAGTACAACCCAATACCCTC TGGAGCCAAATACAGCCTGCTGGCATACACTACGCTGTGTCTGCCTGAGGCTGAAGGCAGCTTCCAGTCTCACTCCCTCATTGTCCTCCAAAACG CTGACTGGTCATCTTGGCTTCCGCTTTATGGTAACCTCTGCTGCCGGTTGGTGGCCCAACCTGCCAGTATGACACAAAGCATGATGAGTGGCTACATGAGTCAGAAG CAAAGTGTGGAGGGACTGAACCGCTGCTGCAGGCTTTACTGTGTCTTGAGTGCTGGCTTTTTATCCTGTTACTTCACCCCAGAAGAAATTGATGCTAAAGTGCCTCCCACTCTTAATGTACCCATCAATAag GACACCCGTATCCGTGTGACAGAGAAGGAGTCAGCAGGCCAAAAATCCAGGAGTCTGTCTGTTATCAACCCTTCACCAGAAGGATCTCAAACAATCGTTTTCACCACAGACACAAGGGAAGAGCTGGAAGACTGGATAGATGCCCTTCACCAGCACCTCTATGATCAGA GCCAGTGGCTGCATTGCTGTGACCAGCTAATGAAGATCGAGGTGGCATCACCACGGAAACCATCACTCTTCCTCACCAAGCAGGCAGACTCTGTTTACAACGACCTCA GTATAAATTCACCTGGCAAATTTGAGAGCATTACAGATATTATCCACAACAAGATAGAAGAGACAGATGGCCGCTTTCTTATTGGtcatgaagaggagaaagaggtgCCTAATTGGTCCACTCTGTTTGATGGTTCCCATTCAGTGGTAGTGCAGAAGAGTGCTCTGTCCCAGAGCAAAACATCTACTCCTTGTTCAAGCCCCAACACCTGCGCTCCACCCACCAGCAATAAGAAACGGCGTgcacctctccctccttctgaCCGAGATCCTTATGCACCATCCAGTCACCCTGCCAAACCCCCCCTTCCTGttcctcttcgtcctcctcctcctgtcccaTACCAGGAGAAGGAGAACTCTGGCATTTGCACTTCACGCCCGGCCACAAGGTCCAAAACTGGCAGACCATCTCTGGATGCCAAGTTTTCTGCCATCATCCAGCAGCTCCAGCGTAACAGCTCGGGGGGAGCTGGCGCCCTCACTCGGAAAACTGCTCCACTGAGTGTTCTCGATGTGCAACCACAAGTGCAGCCTCAGCCCCCTCCCCAGCAGCTCGAGTACCCAAACCACCACACCCAGGCCCCTGAAACCACAGCCGAACATGCTTTCAGACCCATCCACGGTCCTGGTCCAGTTCCTGCACCAAGAAGCAAACTGAGGAAGTCTTTCAGAGAGAGGATGAACCTTAAAGCCTTGTGA